GCGCTTAGCGGTAATGATCAGACGTGCTAACACACGCCAACCAAGGGTGAAGACTAAGATAGGTGCGATATAGATCGGGAGAAACGACCACGGGTTGTTACTGGCCTGCCCCACCGTGCCGTAGAAGGTCCACGACGTACAGTAGACCGCAATCGACAAACTGTAGATCCACGGCCGCCAGCGGGCTAGCCAACGATGCTGATTATCGCCATACCAAGCGATGAGAAAGAGTAGTCCGAGGTACATCAGCGATACGGTGATCACTAGCCAACCTTGCATCTGATTTCCTTATCGAATTGAGTTCCGCTGCTTTGTTTATACAAACAAAAACCTCTCCATATTGGAGAGGTTTCATTTAACTAAGGAAGCGAATCGAACTCAAACAGTTCCGCTTAATTCTGTGCTTTAACGTCGATAACCGAAGCACGTTGGCGTTTTGGTTCAACACGAATAAACAGTGCCAGAATACCCATCATCGCCATCACCCAAAAAATGTTCGCGCCCCAATTCTCATATCCCCAGCCACTCAAGGCAGTCATCAGAGCGATAAAAGCGCCTAGCGGGATCGCATTGTATAGCGCTTGCAGAGCGACCATTTTTCTTGGCTCCGAGTGCTGGATGTATTGAATAGCAGCAATGTGTGCCACGGCAAACGTCACACCGTGGAGTAATTGAATTAAGACAAGTCCTAACAGTACTGTTGTCGAAGCGGTCAACCCCCAGCGCACCGCGACACCCATCGCAGCGGCTAAAAAAAAGGGCACGTAACGACCAACCGGCAAACAGACGTTTACTCAACGCAAAAACCGCCACTTCCGCCATCACACCTAAGCTCCATAAATAGCCGATAATATCTTCAGAGTGCCCGGCTTCTTTCCAGTGTATCGAGCTAAAGCTGTAATAAGCAGCATGACTGCCCTGAATCAAAGCGGCTAAAGCGAGGAACTTCAAAACCGACGGTTCCTTTAGAAGTTCCACCAGCTTCGGTCTTTCTGCCTGTTCCTCTTCCGTCGTGACAGGCATCGGGTTGGTGTTGCGCATCCCAACTAAAATAGCAAAAAACACCCCCGCTAGCGCAGTATACAAAATCATATCCGTACCGAATTTGGCCACTAAATAGCCGACCACCGTGGAGCCTGCAATAAAGGCAACGGATCCCCACAGCCGGGCACGTCCGTAGTCAAGCATCTTCAGCCGCGCGTAGTAGTTCGCCATCGCATCAGACAATGGCACAATCGGCCCGCAACAAAGGTTAAACAGCACAGTTGCACCCGCCATCAACCAAAAACTACCGTCGGTAAAGAAGTGGAAAACGATAAAAATTAGGGCAGCAATACTCAGCCAGCGCAGTGCAGGCATTAGGTGTTCAACTTTATGGATACGCGGCGTTAGTACCATATTGGCGACACAACGAGTCGCAAAACCAATGCCGACGAGTAAGCCGATATCGGTAGCTGAAACGCCCTGCTCCTCAAACCACAACGCCCAGAATGGCAGATAGACACCATAGGCAAAAAAGAATCCGAAAAAGTATTGAGATATCCAGCCGTAGGGAGACGGATTGAGCATTTTGACCTCTGAATGCGATATGAGAGCGGATGCCGCATTATCTCTGCTTATTTGCTGAATAAAAAGGGAAGATTACTCACCAATCTGTTTCCGTACAGACATCCTAAATCAGAGTGATTCGACCAAAGTCGTCTGGCACTTAAAAGGAAACTTGTCACACTTAGAGTATGGTTTCTTTTCTCACGCGGGTTCGGTATGCCAGATAAATTCAATATGCACTCTCCACCGTTTGATCGCCTAGACGAACGACAGCAGAACAAGCTGCGTGCCTCACTGGATGTGGCGTATTACCGAGATAAAGAAGTTTTGCTGGCAACCGGTGGGAACAGCCAGCACCTTCATATTCTGATTAAAGGAACGGTAGAAGAACGCAGTGCCAAAGGAGAGGAAATCTTCGCCCATTACGCCAATGATGACTTATTTGATGTGCGCGCGCTGTTTGAAGGGAAAATCCGCCATCACTACGTCGCGCTGGAAGATACGCTCACTTATTTGTTGCCTAAATCCGTCTTTCTTGAGCTTTATAACCAAAATGGCCAGTTTGCGGCCTATTTCGATAATAATCTCGCCAAACGGCAGCAACTAATTGAAGCTGCGCAACAACAACAAAATCTGGCCGAGTTTATTCTCACTAAAGTGGACCGTGATATCTATCACCCACCGATGATTCTTAGTCCTGAGCAGCCGCTTAATGAGGTTACTCAGATATTAAAGCAGAACGGGATTGATGCCGCTTTGGTCAGACTCCACGATGACGACCCACGCTTGACTAACACTCCAAGTCATCTACCTTTTGCTATCGTCACTCGCACCAACATGCTGCATGCCGTGATGCTTGACGAATATCCGCTAAACACTCAGGTCAGCGCAATTGCTACCTTCCCAGTCATTCACGTCGACGATGGCGATTTTCTGTTTAACGCAATGATTAAGATGACCCGTCAACGTTTGAAACGAGTTCTGGTGGCGGACGGTACAAAAGCGGTCGGTATGCTGGATATGACCCAGATTCTCAGTGCCTTTTCAACCCATTCTCATGTATTAACCTTAAGTATAGCCCGCGCTTCGAGCATTGAAGAACTGGCATTAGCCTCCAATCGCCAACGTCAGTTAGTCGATAGTCTGCTAGCAAACGGGATTCGTACTCGCTTTATCATGGAGTTGATTTCTGCGGTCAACGAGCAAATCATAGAAAAAGCGTTTCAGCTTATTGTTCCACCTGCACTGCACGATCATTGTTGTCTGATCGTTTTAGGCTCAGAAGGGCGCGGGGAACAGATCTTAAAAACCGACCAAGACAATGCATTGATTATCAAAGATGGACTGGAATGGCATCAGTGCAACACGATTATGGCTCAGCTGACGCACACCTTACAGCAACTAGGCTACCCACTTTGCCCGGGTAATGTGATGGTCAACAACCCGAAATGGGTGAAAAGTCAGAGTGACTGGCAGACAACATTAACACGCTGGTCTAAGCCGTCTTCTGCCGAACATGTCATGGATCTGGCCATTTTCACCGATGCTCATGCGGTCGCGGGCAACAAAACATTACTCAAACCTGTACGACAACACCTCAAAGGACTGATGCTGAATAATATGCTGGCGCTACAGGACTTCACTCGACCAGCGTTGCAGTTCTCTCTGCCACTGACTCTATTTGGCAACGTCAAATCAAATAAGCAAGGGGTCGATCTAAAAATTGGCGGTATTTTTCCAATCGTCCACGGGATTCGCACCTTAACACTGGAATATGGTTTAGAGGAAAACAACACCTTTGACCGAATTGATGCGTTACGCAGCAAACGCATCTTGGAGCCGGAAACCGCAGATAACCTCAATGAAGCTTTGAAGCTGTTCTTCAAGTTACGTCTTAGCCAGCAGGTCGCCAATCAACACAGCCATAACCACATCAACCTCAAACTGCTCGAACGCACAGAACGTGACTTACTGCGCCACAGCCTACATGTGGTCAAAAAATTCAAACAGTTCCTTGGCTATCACTATCAAATTCGAGACTAATGATGAACTGGATTCAGCGCCGTTACTGGTATCACAAATTGAGAAACTCCCCATATCAGCCCCTATTTGCCTCAGTCCAAAAAGGTGAGTACGTATCACTCGATTGTGAAACCACTAGCTTAGATCCAAAGCGTGCTGAGTTGGTCACCATTGCAGCAACCAAAATCATCGATAATCGCATCATCACGAGTCAACCTTTCGAAGTGAGATTAAGAGCGCCACAATCTCTGGATTCTAGCTCAGTGAAGATCCATCATATTCGTCATTCAGATCTGGCCGATGGTACCGATGAGAAACAGGCATTGACACGCTTGTTAGCTTTCATCGGCACTCGACCATTAGTGGGTTACCACATTCGCTACGACAAAAAGATTCTTGATCTAGCGTGTAAACGTCACCTCGGTTTCCCTCTTCCTAACCCTTTGATTGAGGTCAGCCAGATTTACCACGACAAACTGGAAAAACACCTACCCAACGCTTATTTCGACCTGAGTCTGGAAGCCATTTGCACGCATCTAGACTTGCCCATACAAAGTAAGCACGACGCGTTGCAAGATGCTATATCAGCGGCGTTGATATTCGTTCGTCTAACCAAGGGAGACCTTCCCAGTTTGAGCCTGCCTTACAACCGTTGAGTATTTCCTACGATCCAACTCTCAAAATCAAACATAGCACCACCAATACAAAGCAGAATCAGGCCTCTCATCCTAAAGTCTAATTGTCGAATTACGCTTGGTGCTAGAAAGTTACAGATATAGGGAATGTCAACAAACGTGAAAAACGTTTTAAACGAACATTTGCTCAATTCGTTATGAATTAAGCCCAAGGAGAAAAGCAATGAGTGAAGCCCATATTTATCCGGTAAAAGAAAATATCAAAACAAATACCCATGCGGATAATGATACCTACCTCGCCATGTATCAGCAGTCAGTCTCTGACCCACAGGGATTCTGGAATGAACACGGTAAGATTGTTGATTGGATTAAACCCTTCACCAAAGTCAAAAACACTTCATTTGATACAGGCCATGTCGATATTCGCTGGTTTGAAGATGGTACGCTCAACGTCTCTGCAAACTGTATTGACCGTCACCTAGCTGAGCGCGGTGACGATGTGGCAATCATATGGGAAGGGGACAACCCAGCAGACGATAAAGCACTGACATTCAACGAACTGCACAAAGAAGTATGTCGTTTCTCCAACGCTCTCAAAGAACAAGGAGTACGTAAAGGCGACGTCGTGTGTCTTTACATGCCAATGGTGCCTGAAGCAGCTATTGCTATGCTAGCGTGTACTCGTATCGGTGCTGTACACACGGTTGTTTTCGGTGGTTTCTCACCAGAAGCCCTATCGGGACGTATCATCGATTCAGATGCTAAAGTCGTTGTTACCGCCGATGAAGGTGTGCGTGGTGGTCGAGCGGTTCCACTGAAAAAAACGTTGATGAAGCATTGACCAACCCAGAAGTGAAAACGGTCGATAGAGTATTAGTGCTCAAGCGCACTGGCGGCGATGTTGACTGGCATGATCATCGTGATGTTTGGTGGCATGAAGCGACAGCGTCTGTATCAGATGATTGCCCGCCAGAAGAGATGAAAGCGGAAGACCCACTCTTCATCCTCTACACATCAGGTTCAACCGGTAAACCTAAAGGTGTCCTTCACACCACAGGCGGCTACCTAGTTTACGCCACCATGACTTTCAAATATGTCTTCGACTACCAGCCAGGTGAAACCTTCTGGTGTACCGCTGACGTAGGTTGGATCACAGGTCACACTTACCTGATCTATGGCCCTCTGGCTAATGGTGCCAAAACCATTCTGTTCGAAGGAGTACCAAACTACCCGAACACCAACCGCATGAGTGAAGTCGTTGATAAGCACCAAGTCAATATTCTTTACACTGCGCCAACCGCTATTCGTGCGTTGATGGCAAAAGGCAATGAAGCGGTCAATGGCACCTCTCGTGACAGCCTGCGCATCATGGGCTCAGTGGGTGAACCCATTAACCCTGAAGCATGGGAGTGGTACTACAAGACGATTGGTAATGAGAAATCTCCAATCGTTGATACTTGGTGGCAAACCGAAACTGGTGGCATCCTCATCACTCCACTACCAGGTGCCACAGCACTAAAACCTGGCTCTGCCACTCGTCCATTCTTTGGCGTACAGCCTGCATTAGTCGATAACATGGGTAACATTATTGAGGAGACCTCAGCAGAAGGTAACTTGGTGATTCTTGATTCATGGCCAGGTCAAATGCGTACCGTTTACGGCGACCATGAACGCTTTGAGCAAACGTACTTCTCTACTTTCAAAGGCATGTACTTCACCAGTGACGGAGCGCGTCGTGACGAAGACGGCTACTACTGGATCACAGGTCGTGTAGATGACGTACTCAATGTCTCTGGGCATCGTATGGGTACCGCAGAAATCGAATCAGCTCTGGTGGCACACCATAAGATTGCCGAAGCGGCGATTGTCGGTATTCCGCATGACATCAAAGGGCAAGCAATTTACGCTTACGTTACTCTGAACGATGGCGAGTTCCCATCAGCAGAACTTCACAAAGAAGTGAAGGACTGGGTACGTAAAGAGATTGGCCCCATCGCTACGCCAGATGTGCTGCACTGGACAGATTCTCTGCCGAAAACTCGCTCCGGTAAGATCATGCGTCGTATCTTGCGTAAGATAGCCACTGGGGATACCAGCAACTTAGGCGACACCTCAACACTGGCCGACCCAAGCGTTGTTGACAAGTTAATCGCCGAAAAAGCAGAACTTGCATAGAAATAGCAAACAAGACTAAGCCGCCACATTTGTGGCGGTTTTTTTATTTGTAGGAACATATCCAACGACTTGAAGTCCAAGACAAAGCAGTCAAATTTGTTACCTTGGTAGCAGTTTTTCATCTCAGAAACGGGAGATTAGACCAGTAAATTGCTGCTAAATGCGCTGAATTGGCTATAATCTTGGTCTATTTTAAAGATCTAGCGTGAAATTTGACAATATAATCACGCTGGATCGGCAATATTATGGGAAGATTCCAGTTCATATCATGAAGTAGGAAGATGGCAGCACAATGACAGCTAAATCACGCATTCTTGTCTTAAATGGTCCAAATTTAAATCTGTTGGGTCTACGCGAACCGGGTCACTATGGTTCTCAAACCTTACCACAGATTATCGACACTTTGACCGAGCAAGCCCACAAAGCTGGTGTTGAACTAGAGCATCTGCAATCAAATCGCGAATATGAACTGATTGAGAAAATCCACGAATCTTTTGGCAAAGTTGATTTCATTATCATCAACCCAGCAGCCTTCACACATACTAGTGTTGCTCTGCGAGACGCCCTGCTCGGCGTTTCTATCCCATTTATTGAAGTACATTTATCCAACGTGCACGCACGCGAGCCTTTCCGCCATCATTCTTATCTCTCAGATAAGGCACAAGGTGTGATTTGCGGCCTAGGTGCACAAGGTTATGAATTCGCTTTGTCTGCTGCCGTAAACACATTGCAGGCACAGTAACTTAATTACTATCACAGTAAATGAACACACTCTGCAGCTCACCAAGAGCTGTCTTATTCACAAGATAAAAGAGAAAGAAAAGATGGATATCCGTAAAATCAAAAAGCTTATCGAGTTAGTTGAAGAATCTGGCATTGCTGAGCTAGAAATCTCTGAAGGTGAAGAGTCGGTACGAATCAGCCGTAACGGTTCAGCGGCACCCGCTCCAATTCAATACGCAGCACCAGTTGCAGCGGCACCAGCAGCAGCGCCTGCGGCGGCACCGGCAGCAGCGCCTGCCCCAGCAGCAGAAGCAGCGCCAGCAGTACCAGCGGGTCATCAAGTGCTTTCTCCAATGGTCGGTACTTTCTACCGTGCTCCAAGCCCAGATTCAAAGTCATTCATCGAAGTAGGTCAATCAGTCACCGCTGGCGAAACTCTATGTATCGTTGAAGCAATGAAGATGATGAACCAAATCGAAGCAGACAAATCTGGTGTTGTTACTGCAATCCTAGTTGACGATGGTCAGCCAGTTGAATTCGACCAACCACTTGTTGTTATCGAATAATAGAGGCTGTCTCTTATGTTAGATAAATTAGTCATCGCGAACCGAGGCGAAATTGCGCTTCGTATTCTTCGCGCATGTAAAGAATTAGGCATCAAAACCGTTGCCGTGCACTCAACAGCAGACCGTGACTTGAAACACGTTCTTCTTGCTGATGAGGCAATTTGTATCGGTCCAGCTCGCGGCATCGATAGTTACTTGAACATCCCACGTATCATTTCTGCTGCAGAAGTAACGGGCGCGATCGCTATCCACCCGGGTTACGGCTTTCTGTCTGAGAATGCAGACTTTGCCGAGCAAGTTGAGCGTAGCGGCTTTATCTTTGTTGGCCCAAAAGCGGAAACTATCCGCATCATGGGTGACAAGGTTTCTGCTATCACAGCAATGAAAAAAGCGGGCGTTCCTTGTGTACCAGGTTCTGACGGCCCTCTAAACGATGATGAATCGGCGAATAAAGCGCACGCTAAACGCATCGGCTACCCAGTTATCATCAAAGCCTCTGGTGGCGGCGGTGGTCGTGGTATGCGCGTGGTTCGCTCTGAAGCTGAGCTAGTAGAAGCTATCGCGATGACGCGTGCAGAAGCAAAAGCAGCATTCAACAACGACATGGTTTACATGGAGAAATTCCTAGAAAACCCACGTCACGTTGAAGTACAGGTGATTGCTGATGGGCAAGGCGGTGCTATCCACCTAGGTGAACGTGACTGTTCTATGCAGCGTCGTCACCAGAAAGTGGTTGAAGAAGCGCCTGCTCCGGGTATCACAGCAGAAATGCGTAAGTACATTGGTGAGCGTTGTACGCGTGCTTGTTTGGAAATAGGTTACCGTGGTGCGGGTACGTTCGAGTTCCTTTACGAAAACGGCGAATTCTACTTCATCGAAATGAACACGCGTATTCAGGTAGAGCACCCAGTAACAGAAATGGTGACTGGTGTTGACCTGATCAAAGAACAGCTTCGTGTTGCAGCAGGCCAACCTTTGTCATTCACTCAGGATGACATCAAGATCCGCGGCCATGCGATTGAGTGTCGTATCAACGCAGAAGACCCTGAGCGTTTCCTACCTTCACCAGGTAAGATCGAGCGTTTCCACGCGCCAGGCGGTATGGGCGTTCGTTGGGAGTCGCACATCTACACGGGCTACACAGTACCACCGCACTATGACTCAATGGTCGGTAAGCTGATCACATTCGGTGAAAACCGTGATGTTGCCATTGCTCGTATGAAGAACGCACTCGGTGAGATGATCATCGAAGGCATCAAGACCAACGTTCCGCTACAAGAAAGCATCATGAACGACGAAAACTTCCAACATGGTGGTGCTAACATCCACTACCTAGAGAAAAAACTGGGTCTGCAGTAATTCGATTGCTGACACGATACAAATGCTCACTTCGGTGAGCATTTTTGTTTTCAGCGCACTCTGGACTCAAATAACCCCCAGAGTTCTGCTACACTCTGCGCAAATTTAAATCTAACTATCTAGACGAGCACATACCCATGCCTTGGATTCAAATCAAACTCAATGCGACCAACGACAACGCTGAGCAAATCGGCGATATGCTAATGGAAGAAACAGGAGCGCTGTCGGTGACCTTCTTAGACGCGCACGACACGCCAGTATTTGAGCCTTTGCCGGGAGAAACTCGTCTGTGGGGTGATACGGATATTCTCGCTCTGTACGACGCTGAAGCGGATACTCAGTTTATTATTGAACAGACCAAGAACAGCAACTTGCTACCCGAAGGCTTTGCTTACAAAGTGGAGCAGTTGGAAGACAAAGACTGGGAACGAGAGTGGATGGACAACTTCCACCCAATGAAGTTTGGTGAGCGCTTGTGGATCTGTCCAAGCTGGCGAGACGTCCCAGAGCCGGATGCAGTCAACGTGATGTTAGACCCTGGCCTCGCTTTTGGTACTGGTACTCACCCAACTACTGCGCTGTGTCTGGAGTGGCTGGAAGGGCTAGACCTGTCGGGTAAAACCGTGATCGACTTTGGTTGTGGGTCTGGCATCTTAGCGATCGCTGCGATCAAGCTCGGTGCCAAAAAGGTCATTGGGATCGATATTGATCCTCAAGCACTGCTTGCCTCTAAAGACAACGCTGAACGTAATGGTGTTGCCGAGAAACTAGAAGTATTCCTACCACAAGATCAACCAGAAGGTCTGCTCGCTGACATCGTCGTCGCGAACATTCTCGCCGGACCACTCCGTGAGTTGTCGCCAGTGATTAAGTCCTTGGTCAAACCAAATGGTGAGCTGGCGATGTCCGGCGTGCTGGATACACAGGCTGAAGATGTCGCTAACTATTACCGTGATGAACTTCACATTGATCCTATCAAGGAGCAAAATGAGTGGTGTCGAATCTCTGGTCGAAAGCAAGGCTAGATAAGACTTTCAAGGCTAATTGATTGAAATTCATACAAATTACAAAAACAATTTGTAAATGCTCAAATATTAGTCTTTTCACAGCGGAAAAAAATGCGTAAAATGCGCGCCCTTGCTGGTACTAAGCTGTGAAGACGTTTTGAAAATCGGAAATCATCAACTTAAGAATAATCTCATCGTCGCCCCTATGGCGGGAGTGACTGATAGACCATTTCGAGAGTTATGCCTTCGCTATGGTGCTGGGATGGCCGTCAGTGAAATGATGTCCTCAAACCCAAAGCTATGGAAAACGTCAAAATCCAAGCAGCGCATGGTCCATGAAGGTGAATCGGGCATTCGATCTGTACAGATTGCGGGGGCTGATCCACAACTGATGGCCGACGCTGCACAGTTTAGCGTTGAGAACGGTGCGCAAATCATCGATATCAACATGGGCTGCCCAGCAAAAAAAGTGAATAAGAAGCTTGCCGGTTCTGCACTGCTTCGCTTCCCAGATATCATCGAAGATATCCTGAAAGCGGTGGTCAATGCAGTCGATGTCCCTGTGACACTCAAAACCCGAACAGGCTGGGACCCAGACAATAAGAACTGTGTCCAAATCGCTAAATTAGCCGAAGACTGCGGCATACAAGCACTTGCTCTGCATGGCAGAACAAAAGTATGTATGTACAAAGGTGAGGCCGAATATGACAGCATCAGAGCCGTCAAGCAGGCAATTTCGATACCCGTTATCGCAAACGGTGATATCGATAGCCCAGAGAAAGCCAAGCGCGTACTGGAGTACACCGGTGCGGATGCTCTGATGATTGGACGTCCCGCCCAAGGTCGTCCATGGATTTTCCAGGAAATCCAATACTTTTTGGAAAACGGCACCACAATGCCAGATCTTCCGTCCGCGGAAGTGAAGGACATTCTGCTGGGTCATGTGAATGCGCTCCACGATTTCTATGGGGAGTACTTAGGGCCGCGAATCGCGCGTAAGCACGTAGGCTGGTATCTAAAAGAGCATGAGCAAGCAAGTGGGTTTCGCCGTGCCTTCAACGCGATTGAGGCAGCAGAGCTGCAACTTGAAGCGTTAGAAGCGTATTTTGATAAAGCCTAACGATTTGAAGTAATCGCTTCAGATATAATGGCTAAACGTTGCATCATAATTAAGAGAAGAGCTAGACCGAATATGTTCGAACAAAATCTGACTTCAGAAGCATTAACAGTAACTACAGTAACGTCACAGGACCAGATTACTCAGAAACCATTACGTGACTCTGTTAAAGCGTCTCTTAAAAACTACTTGGCTCAACTAAACGGCCAAGAAGTCACAGAACTATACGAATTAGTTCTAGCTGAAGTTGAACAGCCACTGCTAGATACCATCATGCAATATACTCGCGGTAACCAGACTCGCGCAGCAACTATGATGGGTATTAACCGCGGTACTCTTCGCAAGAAACTTAAAAAATACGGCATGAACTAATACGTTCTGACGAATTTTATTTTGAGAAAGCCGATTCCAGTTAGAGTCGGCTTTTTCCGTTTCTGCCGCATTTCATTTATAAAATGTCATTAGTTTTATAACTTTAGTGCGACTCACTTGTTCACCCACTGTTTTATTTTTGAGACTACAGTTGAGCATAGAAACCCAACACATATCGAGTCTCATTTTCACGCCATTTAAGTGAGTAAATAGTAATCAAACTGTGATCTATTACGATTGCCATCACTACTTGTCTAGATATAATGCGGTGTTCATCTGTTGTTGGATAAAACTATATGCTTGATAAGCAAAGGGAAGCATGGCTAAGCCTGATTTTAAATGAACTTCCTGACCGACTTTTCGTGTTAGAGCAGTCGGGGCGCTTTATCGAGGGTTTTGGGGGAACGTTCCACACAGTTAGCCTTGAAAAAAATGGTTACGCCAACAAAGCGCTACACGACATCCTTCCACAGGATAAAGCCGACCAACTACTCAGTTACATAAAAGATGTTAGTGAATCTGCCAAACCGCTGGTTGTGCAGTACAGTGTCAACCCTATTGAATGCTTACAACTATCCATTGATGAGCTGGAAACGCTAGATGGCTCTGAAGACATGTGGTTCGAAGCCACCATTAAGCCCCTATGCTTAGGAGATGGTACGCAGTATGTATTGTGGCAAGAGCGTGATATCACGAGCAACTATCGCCGCCAGGAAGAGCTGAAACGCCTTTCTGAAACGGATGAGCTAACTGGCATTTTCAACCGCCGAGCATTCCTTGAATCTCTTGAACAAGAATTACAACGCTATAATGAGACTCAGCGTAATTTGTCATGCTTAATGATCGATATTGATCACTTCAAAGAAATCAACGATCAAGTTGGCCACCTTTCTGGTGATGAAGTCATTACTCTGGTTGCTAGTATGTGCCAGAAGCAGATTCGTGGCAGCGACTACATTGGGCGACTTGGCGGCGAAGAATTTGGCATTGTACTTTCAAACACAAACGCCATTCAAGCTTATGACATTGCCGAACGCATACGACAATCGATTGAAAATGCCCCCTGCAATGTCGACGGCCATATCATTCATCCAACCGTCAGTATTGGTATCGCAGAAGTCACCTCAGATATCTCTCATGTAAGAGAGCTGTTGGTTCAAGCAGACAAAGCGATGTACTACTCCAAGCAGACGGGTCGTAACCAAGTTACGCTCTATCACGATAACTTGCCGGATATGAAGGTTCAGTCTGCGATTCAAGCCAAAATTCGACAAGCGAGTTAAAGCTCATCACAACACGTCGAGGAGCGTTCTTCACTACCCAGCGCCTCTAAAATCGAGCAATGACTGGCATCATCATCAACATGGCCACAGCACGCATCGTTGATTTTCTTCAATGCCTTGCGGATACGGGTCAACTCTGCAATCTTTTCATCAATTAATTCGAGTTTTGCTGAGGTAATGGCTTTGACTTCCGCACAACTATGTTCGGTGGCTTCTAGCTTTATCTCCAACAGCTCGCGAATCTCTTCCAAACTTAACCCAAGATCTTTGGCTTTTAGAATAAATCCGACCTGTTTTTGATTTTCTTCATTATAAAGACGATACCCCGATTCACTGCGTCCCATAGGGCGGAGCAGGTGATTTTTCTCGTAGAAACGCAAAGTATCGGTCGTCACACCACAACGCTTTGCCAGTTCTCCAATCTGGAA
This window of the Vibrio neptunius genome carries:
- a CDS encoding cyclic nucleotide-binding domain-containing protein, with the translated sequence MPDKFNMHSPPFDRLDERQQNKLRASLDVAYYRDKEVLLATGGNSQHLHILIKGTVEERSAKGEEIFAHYANDDLFDVRALFEGKIRHHYVALEDTLTYLLPKSVFLELYNQNGQFAAYFDNNLAKRQQLIEAAQQQQNLAEFILTKVDRDIYHPPMILSPEQPLNEVTQILKQNGIDAALVRLHDDDPRLTNTPSHLPFAIVTRTNMLHAVMLDEYPLNTQVSAIATFPVIHVDDGDFLFNAMIKMTRQRLKRVLVADGTKAVGMLDMTQILSAFSTHSHVLTLSIARASSIEELALASNRQRQLVDSLLANGIRTRFIMELISAVNEQIIEKAFQLIVPPALHDHCCLIVLGSEGRGEQILKTDQDNALIIKDGLEWHQCNTIMAQLTHTLQQLGYPLCPGNVMVNNPKWVKSQSDWQTTLTRWSKPSSAEHVMDLAIFTDAHAVAGNKTLLKPVRQHLKGLMLNNMLALQDFTRPALQFSLPLTLFGNVKSNKQGVDLKIGGIFPIVHGIRTLTLEYGLEENNTFDRIDALRSKRILEPETADNLNEALKLFFKLRLSQQVANQHSHNHINLKLLERTERDLLRHSLHVVKKFKQFLGYHYQIRD
- a CDS encoding 3'-5' exonuclease; its protein translation is MNWIQRRYWYHKLRNSPYQPLFASVQKGEYVSLDCETTSLDPKRAELVTIAATKIIDNRIITSQPFEVRLRAPQSLDSSSVKIHHIRHSDLADGTDEKQALTRLLAFIGTRPLVGYHIRYDKKILDLACKRHLGFPLPNPLIEVSQIYHDKLEKHLPNAYFDLSLEAICTHLDLPIQSKHDALQDAISAALIFVRLTKGDLPSLSLPYNR
- the aroQ gene encoding type II 3-dehydroquinate dehydratase → MTAKSRILVLNGPNLNLLGLREPGHYGSQTLPQIIDTLTEQAHKAGVELEHLQSNREYELIEKIHESFGKVDFIIINPAAFTHTSVALRDALLGVSIPFIEVHLSNVHAREPFRHHSYLSDKAQGVICGLGAQGYEFALSAAVNTLQAQ
- the accB gene encoding acetyl-CoA carboxylase biotin carboxyl carrier protein, which encodes MDIRKIKKLIELVEESGIAELEISEGEESVRISRNGSAAPAPIQYAAPVAAAPAAAPAAAPAAAPAPAAEAAPAVPAGHQVLSPMVGTFYRAPSPDSKSFIEVGQSVTAGETLCIVEAMKMMNQIEADKSGVVTAILVDDGQPVEFDQPLVVIE
- the accC gene encoding acetyl-CoA carboxylase biotin carboxylase subunit; the protein is MLDKLVIANRGEIALRILRACKELGIKTVAVHSTADRDLKHVLLADEAICIGPARGIDSYLNIPRIISAAEVTGAIAIHPGYGFLSENADFAEQVERSGFIFVGPKAETIRIMGDKVSAITAMKKAGVPCVPGSDGPLNDDESANKAHAKRIGYPVIIKASGGGGGRGMRVVRSEAELVEAIAMTRAEAKAAFNNDMVYMEKFLENPRHVEVQVIADGQGGAIHLGERDCSMQRRHQKVVEEAPAPGITAEMRKYIGERCTRACLEIGYRGAGTFEFLYENGEFYFIEMNTRIQVEHPVTEMVTGVDLIKEQLRVAAGQPLSFTQDDIKIRGHAIECRINAEDPERFLPSPGKIERFHAPGGMGVRWESHIYTGYTVPPHYDSMVGKLITFGENRDVAIARMKNALGEMIIEGIKTNVPLQESIMNDENFQHGGANIHYLEKKLGLQ
- the prmA gene encoding 50S ribosomal protein L11 methyltransferase, translating into MPWIQIKLNATNDNAEQIGDMLMEETGALSVTFLDAHDTPVFEPLPGETRLWGDTDILALYDAEADTQFIIEQTKNSNLLPEGFAYKVEQLEDKDWEREWMDNFHPMKFGERLWICPSWRDVPEPDAVNVMLDPGLAFGTGTHPTTALCLEWLEGLDLSGKTVIDFGCGSGILAIAAIKLGAKKVIGIDIDPQALLASKDNAERNGVAEKLEVFLPQDQPEGLLADIVVANILAGPLRELSPVIKSLVKPNGELAMSGVLDTQAEDVANYYRDELHIDPIKEQNEWCRISGRKQG
- the dusB gene encoding tRNA dihydrouridine synthase DusB, with protein sequence MKIGNHQLKNNLIVAPMAGVTDRPFRELCLRYGAGMAVSEMMSSNPKLWKTSKSKQRMVHEGESGIRSVQIAGADPQLMADAAQFSVENGAQIIDINMGCPAKKVNKKLAGSALLRFPDIIEDILKAVVNAVDVPVTLKTRTGWDPDNKNCVQIAKLAEDCGIQALALHGRTKVCMYKGEAEYDSIRAVKQAISIPVIANGDIDSPEKAKRVLEYTGADALMIGRPAQGRPWIFQEIQYFLENGTTMPDLPSAEVKDILLGHVNALHDFYGEYLGPRIARKHVGWYLKEHEQASGFRRAFNAIEAAELQLEALEAYFDKA
- the fis gene encoding DNA-binding transcriptional regulator Fis, translated to MFEQNLTSEALTVTTVTSQDQITQKPLRDSVKASLKNYLAQLNGQEVTELYELVLAEVEQPLLDTIMQYTRGNQTRAATMMGINRGTLRKKLKKYGMN